CTCAACCCCCGGTTTTCCAAACTGAGCTGATGATGTATGGCCTCCTGCTCCTGCCTTAGCACGTTACATTCAGCCTTCAGGGTCGACAACCTGCGCATCAACCGTCGCTTTTCCCGGCGGTCTGCACCTGAAATCCCCCTCATCCATAGCCAAGGTTGGCGATAGAGAGCCATGAGTAGCCGTCTGAATCCTCGCAAGTCGTGCATGATCACAACTCCTCGCCTAGGGGTTTCAGCCAAACAGAAGCATCTCCAATCAGGCGGTCCAGGGCTGAAAAAATGAGTCGGTAGCGGCCAAATAGTGTTTGTCCTGCCTCGCCACCCAGATATCCACATGCCATGGCAATCTGAATCCAGGTTTGCATTTCAGCCGCTTCAGCCTGGGCATCGCTGAGCGTAGCTACGAATGCCCTTCGGTAACGGCGCTTGCCCCAGGCTGCGGCGATACTGGCACAGGCTGAGCGTGATGCCGTCAGCATTTGTCTGGTCAGGAGGTCCTTTTCTGCCTCTGGAAACCCTTGTGAGAGCTGATAAATTTCCACTGAGCTGTCGAACGCCAACTGATACACCTGGAGTTCTTGATAGCTGTGAATAAAGTCCTGCATGAGTGTC
This portion of the Halomicronema hongdechloris C2206 genome encodes:
- a CDS encoding four helix bundle protein; amino-acid sequence: MQDFIHSYQELQVYQLAFDSSVEIYQLSQGFPEAEKDLLTRQMLTASRSACASIAAAWGKRRYRRAFVATLSDAQAEAAEMQTWIQIAMACGYLGGEAGQTLFGRYRLIFSALDRLIGDASVWLKPLGEEL